A genomic segment from Tessaracoccus defluvii encodes:
- a CDS encoding DUF3817 domain-containing protein, with amino-acid sequence MEPESVEGRTAEEQTIIEPEDVKGIRSALVRYRVMAYVVGVLLVVLVLVGMPLKYIWGDGRVVVWTGIPHGWLYMVLLITAYDLGRRVGWSLKWFIAIMAAGTIPFLSFVAEHFATKDVRRRLAEVPESQA; translated from the coding sequence GTGGAGCCAGAGTCTGTTGAAGGGCGCACCGCCGAGGAACAAACCATCATCGAGCCGGAGGACGTCAAGGGGATTCGGTCCGCTCTCGTCCGCTACCGGGTGATGGCGTACGTCGTCGGAGTCCTGCTCGTCGTCCTCGTCCTCGTCGGCATGCCCTTGAAGTACATCTGGGGTGATGGCCGCGTCGTCGTCTGGACGGGCATCCCCCACGGCTGGCTGTACATGGTCCTGCTCATCACTGCGTACGACCTCGGGCGCAGGGTCGGCTGGTCGCTCAAGTGGTTCATCGCCATCATGGCCGCGGGAACCATCCCGTTCCTCTCCTTCGTGGCCGAACACTTCGCCACGAAGGACGTCCGCCGCCGGCTGGCGGAGGTTCCCGAGTCTCAGGCCTGA
- a CDS encoding SURF1 family protein, with protein sequence MKLRTKQTLAVGAGCLVAGVMVGLGVWQMGSYEESTRDVSAERAALPPESLAEQIADDGQIADIYGRRVTLSGTYDANYQVLVGQAPPLRVATLLRMDDGRYVTVVRGTVEEDAGPAAPPSGQQDVMGIFLSSDLTATDAPATGADLGTVRLQELAQEWPAPLVGGYVTLDAAASAEQGLGEASLLLPEVGGSPTHRGYALQWWVFAVGAIAFGVYSARGFAVDAARAEARRTRAADAVDASEAPVGDESVAQA encoded by the coding sequence ATGAAGCTGCGCACCAAACAGACGCTCGCCGTCGGGGCCGGGTGCCTGGTCGCGGGGGTCATGGTCGGTCTGGGCGTCTGGCAGATGGGCTCCTATGAGGAGTCGACGCGTGACGTCTCGGCGGAGCGGGCGGCACTCCCGCCCGAGTCACTGGCGGAGCAGATCGCAGACGATGGACAGATCGCGGACATCTACGGCCGCCGCGTGACCCTCAGTGGCACCTACGACGCCAACTACCAGGTTCTGGTGGGCCAGGCGCCTCCGCTTCGGGTGGCGACGTTGCTGCGCATGGACGACGGGCGGTACGTGACGGTCGTCCGCGGCACCGTGGAGGAGGATGCCGGGCCCGCGGCGCCGCCGTCGGGCCAGCAGGACGTCATGGGGATCTTTCTCTCGTCCGACCTGACAGCCACCGACGCGCCGGCCACAGGGGCCGACCTGGGCACCGTCCGGCTGCAGGAGCTGGCGCAGGAGTGGCCCGCACCCCTCGTGGGCGGCTACGTCACCCTGGACGCCGCCGCCTCAGCAGAGCAGGGGCTCGGAGAGGCCTCGCTGCTCCTCCCGGAAGTGGGAGGCTCTCCCACGCACCGTGGCTACGCGCTCCAGTGGTGGGTGTTCGCCGTCGGGGCCATCGCGTTCGGGGTGTACTCGGCCCGCGGCTTCGCCGTCGACGCGGCGCGGGCCGAGGCGCGCAGGACGAGGGCCGCCGACGCCGTCGATGCCTCTGAGGCGCCTGTGGGCGACGAGAGCGTCGCTCAGGCCTGA
- a CDS encoding ParB/RepB/Spo0J family partition protein, with amino-acid sequence MAATRQTGLGRGLGDLFAKTDGESEEALKDGSTFAEIPLTQISPNPQQPRTIFDEEDLSELAASVGEFGVLQPIVVRKAGRSRFEIVMGERRWRASKLAGRETIPAIVRGTDDTDLLRDALLENLHRADLNAIEEAHAYAQLLADFGCTKEELSQRIHRSRPQISNTLRLLNLPTRVQSKVAAGVISAGHARALLGLTDPELQEHLAERIVAEGLSVRSTEEIVAMGRGTGASGRTRTPRGPRQLSEREHDLGSRLSDHFDTRVKVNIGRNKGKITIEFASGDDLDRIVAILDGTTI; translated from the coding sequence ATGGCCGCAACTCGACAGACAGGACTCGGGCGGGGCCTCGGGGACCTCTTCGCGAAGACCGACGGTGAAAGCGAGGAGGCGCTGAAGGACGGATCCACCTTCGCGGAGATCCCGCTCACTCAGATCAGCCCCAACCCGCAGCAGCCACGCACCATCTTCGACGAGGAGGACCTCAGCGAGCTGGCCGCATCCGTCGGCGAGTTCGGCGTCCTCCAGCCCATCGTGGTCCGCAAGGCGGGCCGCTCCCGGTTCGAGATCGTGATGGGCGAGCGCCGCTGGCGGGCCTCGAAGCTCGCCGGTCGCGAGACCATCCCAGCGATCGTCCGGGGCACCGACGACACCGACCTGCTGCGTGACGCGCTGCTGGAGAACCTCCATCGCGCTGACCTCAACGCCATCGAAGAGGCACACGCCTATGCCCAGCTCCTGGCCGATTTCGGCTGCACCAAGGAGGAGCTCTCCCAGCGCATTCACCGTAGTCGGCCGCAGATCTCCAACACGCTGCGGCTCCTGAACCTCCCCACCAGGGTCCAGTCGAAGGTCGCCGCGGGCGTCATCTCGGCCGGCCATGCGCGGGCACTTCTGGGCCTCACTGACCCTGAACTCCAGGAACACCTGGCCGAGAGGATCGTCGCAGAGGGCCTGTCCGTCCGTTCCACGGAGGAGATCGTCGCGATGGGGCGGGGGACCGGTGCGTCAGGTCGCACCCGCACCCCCCGTGGGCCGCGGCAGCTCAGTGAGCGGGAACACGACCTGGGCAGTCGACTGAGCGACCACTTCGACACCAGGGTGAAGGTCAATATCGGCCGCAACAAGGGCAAGATCACGATCGAGTTCGCAAGCGGCGACGACCTGGACCGCATCGTGGCGATCCTCGACGGTACGACGATCTAG
- a CDS encoding D-alanine--D-alanine ligase family protein, protein MTVIVIAGGLSHERDVSLRSGRRVAQALRDVGREVVETDVNADLVALLKGTPDPVVVPMLHGGLGEDGALREVLGVLGIPFIGPSGAASRLTFDKSIATAVVRAAGIRTPDQIALPHDIFRELGAGALMDGIGAQLGYPLMVKPSRSGSALGVAKVADASDLPASLVAAYAYGPTAVVESYIEGTEIAVTVLDEGEGPYALPAVEIIPVSGVYDYESRYTAGATRFVTPPNLSEASLDAAGALAVAAHRALGLRHLSRIDIIVRDGEPVFLEANVAPGMTETSLAPLAIEAADRTLGNVFAGLIDLVRN, encoded by the coding sequence ATGACGGTCATCGTCATCGCAGGCGGTCTGAGCCACGAGCGCGACGTCTCGCTGCGATCCGGAAGACGAGTGGCCCAGGCGCTACGCGACGTGGGCCGCGAGGTCGTGGAGACCGACGTCAACGCCGACCTGGTGGCGCTCCTGAAGGGGACGCCCGACCCCGTCGTCGTACCGATGCTGCACGGCGGCCTGGGAGAGGACGGCGCGCTGCGGGAGGTGCTCGGTGTCCTGGGCATCCCGTTCATCGGCCCGTCCGGGGCCGCGTCACGGCTCACGTTCGACAAGTCGATCGCCACCGCCGTGGTCCGCGCCGCCGGGATCAGGACGCCCGACCAGATCGCGCTGCCACACGACATCTTCCGCGAGCTGGGCGCTGGGGCGCTGATGGACGGCATCGGAGCCCAGCTGGGCTACCCGCTGATGGTCAAGCCCTCGCGGAGCGGCTCGGCGCTGGGCGTCGCTAAGGTCGCCGACGCGTCCGACCTGCCCGCGTCGCTCGTCGCCGCCTATGCCTACGGGCCCACTGCCGTAGTCGAGTCGTACATCGAGGGCACGGAGATCGCCGTCACGGTGCTGGACGAGGGCGAGGGCCCGTACGCGCTCCCCGCCGTCGAGATCATCCCCGTGTCGGGTGTCTACGACTACGAGTCGCGCTACACCGCCGGCGCCACCCGCTTCGTGACTCCCCCCAACCTGTCGGAGGCGTCGCTCGACGCCGCCGGGGCACTGGCCGTCGCGGCCCATCGCGCGCTCGGGCTACGACACCTCTCCCGCATCGACATCATCGTCCGCGACGGGGAACCGGTGTTCCTGGAGGCGAACGTCGCCCCGGGGATGACGGAGACGTCCCTCGCCCCGCTCGCCATCGAGGCCGCGGATCGCACCCTCGGCAACGTGTTCGCGGGGCTCATCGACCTGGTGCGGAACTGA